A single window of Methanoregula sp. DNA harbors:
- a CDS encoding class I SAM-dependent methyltransferase, whose translation MSPAPNPPPFDLDWNEIWKARQLRHEASKHFDDPSHNWDRKENAERYNAGSKSEYDARVKITIASLEISRTSRVLDIGAGPGTLALPLAPLVSEITAVEPGKGMVDLLYENMKKEGIKNITCIQKRWEDVDISRDLAPQYDVVIASLSLTMEDIRESLAKMDAASSGYVYLFWFADPPFWERMYVDLWPELHGETYHPGPKADCLFNVLYQMGIYPNVEMLPLQKEYRFSTRREMTAFFRKRFAAKTPRQKLVLDRYLKPLIRKEGDEVVISGDSKLAKVWWKKAE comes from the coding sequence ATGAGCCCGGCACCCAATCCCCCACCCTTTGATTTAGACTGGAACGAAATCTGGAAGGCGCGGCAGCTGCGGCACGAGGCGTCGAAACACTTCGATGATCCCTCGCATAACTGGGACAGGAAGGAGAATGCCGAGCGGTACAATGCCGGTTCGAAGAGCGAGTACGACGCCCGGGTTAAGATAACAATCGCCAGCCTTGAGATCAGCCGTACGTCGCGTGTGCTGGACATCGGCGCCGGGCCTGGCACACTCGCACTCCCGCTCGCCCCGCTCGTCAGCGAAATAACCGCAGTTGAACCGGGAAAAGGGATGGTCGATCTCCTGTACGAGAACATGAAAAAAGAGGGGATCAAAAACATCACCTGCATACAGAAACGCTGGGAGGATGTCGACATCTCCCGGGATCTTGCCCCACAGTACGATGTGGTTATCGCGTCGCTCTCCCTCACGATGGAAGATATAAGAGAATCGCTTGCCAAGATGGATGCTGCTTCATCCGGGTATGTCTACCTCTTCTGGTTTGCTGACCCGCCGTTCTGGGAGCGGATGTATGTCGACCTCTGGCCAGAGCTGCATGGCGAGACCTATCATCCCGGGCCCAAAGCCGACTGCCTCTTCAACGTCCTGTACCAGATGGGAATTTACCCGAATGTTGAGATGCTTCCGTTGCAGAAAGAATACCGGTTCTCCACCCGCAGGGAGATGACAGCGTTCTTCCGAAAACGGTTTGCGGCAAAGACGCCAAGACAGAAACTCGTTCTGGACAGGTATCTCAAACCGCTGATCCGGAAAGAAGGGGACGAGGTCGTGATCTCCGGGGACTCGAAACTTGCGAAGGTGTGGTGGAAGAAGGCAGAATAA
- the ribC gene encoding riboflavin synthase — MRVGVADTTFSRVNMGAIAIDELKKHASVAIERVTVPGIKDLPVACKKLIEEQRCDIVMALGMPGGQEKDRLCAHEASQGLIMCQLMTNTHIIEVFVHEDEAKDGRELAWLAEQRTREHAVNAVRLVLHPRDLEREAGTGQRQGFADAGPARR; from the coding sequence ATGAGAGTGGGGGTTGCCGACACTACCTTTTCCCGCGTCAACATGGGAGCCATCGCTATCGATGAGCTCAAAAAGCATGCAAGCGTTGCCATAGAGCGCGTGACGGTGCCGGGCATAAAGGACCTGCCGGTGGCATGCAAGAAACTGATCGAGGAGCAGCGCTGCGATATCGTCATGGCGCTGGGAATGCCCGGCGGGCAGGAGAAAGACCGGCTCTGCGCCCACGAAGCTTCGCAGGGGCTGATTATGTGCCAGCTGATGACCAATACCCACATCATCGAGGTATTCGTCCACGAGGACGAGGCAAAAGACGGCCGCGAGCTTGCGTGGCTTGCGGAGCAGCGCACACGGGAGCATGCGGTCAATGCGGTCAGGCTCGTCCTGCACCCGCGGGACCTGGAGCGCGAAGCGGGAACCGGGCAGCGCCAGGGATTTGCGGATGCCGGCCCTGCCCGGCGGTGA
- a CDS encoding type II toxin-antitoxin system VapC family toxin, which produces MPRRVQKEPHSFSSLLRNLQAKSAGDTIPAAYIYIDTNVILDVAIKRNNKSVELLDAVRERGMRICTSHFSMMEALGVRQEHLYIMNELQRGERVDKILRNRGQRNLSHTDLITVYNNLIYSFYEQYKDTLDYWFLTQRGWENTTLIMTKINISAMDAVHVATAVEAGCDRFVSSDTALIKNAKSLITAYPPDKMIREI; this is translated from the coding sequence GTGCCACGGCGGGTGCAAAAAGAGCCCCATTCGTTCTCAAGCCTATTAAGAAATCTTCAGGCAAAAAGCGCAGGTGATACCATCCCTGCCGCATATATTTACATCGACACCAACGTTATACTCGATGTTGCAATTAAGCGAAATAACAAATCTGTCGAGCTGCTGGATGCGGTAAGAGAGCGGGGTATGAGGATCTGCACATCCCATTTTTCAATGATGGAAGCTCTTGGTGTCCGGCAGGAACATCTATACATTATGAATGAGTTACAACGTGGGGAGAGGGTTGATAAAATCCTGCGGAACCGTGGCCAGCGAAACCTTTCTCATACCGATCTTATTACGGTTTACAACAATCTAATCTACTCATTTTATGAACAGTACAAGGATACCCTCGACTACTGGTTCCTCACACAGCGCGGATGGGAAAATACCACCCTCATCATGACGAAGATCAATATCTCGGCGATGGATGCCGTCCATGTCGCCACAGCGGTTGAGGCAGGGTGCGACCGGTTCGTTTCATCGGATACGGCATTGATCAAAAATGCAAAATCCCTGATTACCGCATATCCTCCTGATAAAATGATCCGGGAGATCTAA
- a CDS encoding alanine--glyoxylate aminotransferase family protein yields MEKEPLLMLPGPVPMPERVRYAMMRQAINHRSVEFGAVYGDCIRVLKTVFGTSNDLFVISGSGTAGMEAAVANFGRDKEIACLVNGKFGERLYKISQRYGKAHEIASDWGTPLNLGALEERLEQGAQVVTLVHNETSAGIKNPAQEVGRLARKHDALFVMDGITSIGGDVVEADAWGVDVAIVGSQKCLAAPAGLAAVSVSSRAWDRLCRNPPYYLDLAAYRKSAGNKPMETPYTPAVPLFLALREACLIVEEEGIASRIARHQKMAKAVRAAAKAWGLSLYPKIDAKHEYSTTVSAISYPDGVKDAEMRDSIKKMGIVIAGGQDHLKGKIFRIGSMGAVGAPEILATLAATQVALKKLGYKMQGDGVQAAGEVFG; encoded by the coding sequence ATGGAAAAAGAACCACTACTGATGTTGCCGGGCCCGGTTCCGATGCCGGAACGTGTCCGCTACGCCATGATGCGTCAGGCCATCAATCATAGGAGCGTTGAATTTGGTGCGGTCTATGGTGACTGCATCCGCGTGCTCAAGACTGTGTTTGGGACATCAAACGACCTTTTTGTGATCAGCGGGTCAGGTACCGCTGGCATGGAAGCTGCAGTTGCAAATTTCGGACGGGATAAGGAGATCGCCTGCCTTGTCAACGGTAAGTTTGGCGAGCGGCTCTACAAGATCAGCCAGCGCTATGGAAAAGCACATGAGATCGCATCGGATTGGGGGACCCCGCTCAATCTCGGGGCGCTTGAAGAACGGCTCGAGCAGGGGGCACAGGTTGTCACTCTTGTCCACAACGAAACATCAGCCGGTATCAAGAACCCGGCGCAGGAAGTGGGAAGGCTCGCCCGCAAGCACGACGCTCTCTTTGTGATGGACGGCATCACGTCCATCGGCGGCGACGTTGTGGAAGCCGATGCATGGGGAGTGGATGTTGCCATTGTAGGCTCCCAGAAGTGCCTTGCGGCCCCGGCAGGATTGGCTGCCGTATCGGTGAGCAGCAGGGCATGGGACCGGCTCTGCAGGAACCCGCCGTACTACCTTGACCTTGCCGCGTACAGGAAGAGTGCAGGAAACAAACCGATGGAGACACCGTACACCCCGGCAGTCCCGCTCTTTTTAGCGCTCCGCGAGGCATGCCTTATTGTTGAGGAAGAGGGGATTGCCAGCCGGATCGCACGCCACCAGAAAATGGCAAAAGCGGTAAGGGCAGCGGCAAAGGCATGGGGGCTTTCCCTGTACCCGAAGATCGACGCGAAGCACGAGTACTCCACAACGGTTTCGGCAATCTCGTATCCGGATGGGGTTAAGGATGCCGAGATGCGGGATAGCATCAAGAAGATGGGCATCGTCATTGCAGGCGGGCAGGACCACCTGAAAGGTAAGATCTTCAGGATCGGGAGCATGGGTGCAGTCGGTGCCCCGGAGATCCTCGCCACCCTTGCAGCGACACAGGTCGCATTGAAGAAACTCGGATATAAAATGCAGGGTGACGGTGTGCAGGCAGCGGGCGAGGTATTCGGATGA
- a CDS encoding 5-(carboxyamino)imidazole ribonucleotide mutase — MADVAVISGSTSDSAIADKVKKILDGQKISYDYQVISAHRDPDKLDAYIKASTCKVYIAIAGLSAALPGVIASKTDKPVIGVPVSGTLNGLDALLAIAQMPKGVPVACVGVDNGENAAWLAIRILKL; from the coding sequence ATGGCAGACGTCGCAGTAATTTCCGGATCTACATCGGACAGCGCGATCGCAGACAAGGTAAAAAAGATCCTTGACGGGCAAAAAATTTCCTATGATTACCAGGTGATCTCCGCTCACCGGGACCCGGATAAACTTGATGCGTATATCAAAGCAAGCACCTGCAAAGTGTACATTGCAATTGCGGGGCTTTCCGCAGCACTTCCCGGTGTTATCGCTTCAAAGACCGATAAGCCCGTGATCGGTGTTCCGGTAAGCGGCACCCTCAACGGTCTCGACGCACTCCTCGCGATCGCCCAGATGCCAAAAGGCGTGCCTGTCGCATGCGTGGGAGTGGATAACGGAGAGAATGCGGCGTGGCTGGCAATCAGGATATTAAAACTATGA
- a CDS encoding magnesium transporter CorA, with amino-acid sequence MGDESENKVTFGETQETSPIYGEKGFCAVRKSGGTYRFESRNINELRDFIKDAEIGWIDFVVDDVEQEVMATATALGFSDLLMRNLLKDQRNGYEDFDDELGLLIPAIFMQGFDVRLEPLFILIRHNFIVTLHTREVKRFFRVRRYAETFLRKIPVGSLPGDKITLLLIRIIDENNSRNFDYLASIEGHGDQLSRELTDPKTPRDVIGPKIYEMKHALIVYLGGLWATVDTLSSLRYGDAELMTDEEKILDRINALIAEVQAQIGLAEHLSEVLASGLEVLQSIYNNQLQILNNKLALLGAYLAIIGTALLVPNTIATVAGNPMFQFTPEDRPLYLAVIVISTVVSTIVAYLAVKRLGLLPSQPD; translated from the coding sequence ATGGGAGATGAATCGGAGAACAAGGTCACATTCGGGGAGACTCAGGAGACATCGCCCATATACGGGGAGAAAGGCTTCTGCGCCGTCAGGAAATCAGGCGGCACCTATCGCTTTGAGTCCCGGAATATTAACGAGTTGCGCGATTTTATCAAAGATGCCGAAATAGGCTGGATCGATTTTGTTGTCGATGATGTTGAACAGGAGGTGATGGCGACAGCAACCGCGCTTGGGTTTTCCGACCTTTTAATGCGAAACCTCCTCAAGGACCAGAGGAACGGGTATGAAGACTTTGACGATGAACTCGGTCTCCTGATCCCGGCGATTTTTATGCAGGGTTTTGACGTCAGGCTTGAACCGCTTTTCATCCTTATCAGGCACAATTTTATTGTAACGCTCCACACCCGCGAAGTAAAGCGGTTTTTCAGGGTGCGGCGCTATGCCGAAACATTCCTGCGGAAGATCCCTGTTGGCAGCCTCCCCGGGGATAAGATCACCCTGCTGCTCATCAGGATCATCGATGAGAACAACTCCCGGAACTTCGATTACCTTGCAAGCATCGAAGGGCATGGTGACCAGCTGAGCCGTGAACTTACGGATCCCAAAACCCCAAGGGACGTGATCGGCCCCAAGATCTACGAGATGAAACATGCATTGATTGTGTACCTTGGCGGGCTCTGGGCAACTGTCGATACCTTAAGCTCGCTGCGGTACGGGGATGCGGAGCTCATGACCGATGAGGAAAAGATACTCGACCGCATCAATGCGCTGATTGCCGAGGTGCAGGCGCAGATCGGGCTTGCAGAGCACCTTTCCGAAGTCCTTGCAAGCGGTCTTGAAGTGCTCCAGTCTATATACAATAACCAGCTCCAGATCCTGAATAACAAACTGGCACTTCTGGGAGCCTATCTCGCAATTATCGGTACCGCGCTTCTCGTTCCAAACACAATCGCAACGGTTGCAGGGAACCCAATGTTCCAGTTCACTCCGGAAGACAGGCCTCTTTACCTTGCAGTCATTGTCATATCCACCGTTGTTTCCACAATCGTTGCGTACCTTGCTGTAAAACGGCTTGGCCTGCTGCCATCCCAGCCCGATTGA
- a CDS encoding DUF2207 domain-containing protein, protein MGETRQLAWLVGISLLLGVIGLIIVTIIPPLFEGDLVVDRYEAVLYDNGTFTEQYTYDVKNSGQYRMLYRHWEVPLTLNGATYPNIEFVSMQAPAGTIGYIKDDKGDVTIPGATGSSPPHYSSGFRPELNEAGIFKPSYFDSGHYTAGYSSSLHPPLEYDSYHSHLNLKLAGESHIPYRNVRIIIPSRSVDNIYVYPPMLNVAESGNTYVITGSVSENEILAIELLTGKEAFLGMLAFRTQVNDVKGKTGSAAFWYNISYYGAIALNLLAKLLAILMPIVFVLIYNRYGREKEYGVPAYLSTIPNPDLRPWQVNLLFKDDAMDFDEDGYYATLLDLHRKKIINITEKPGGKGIEIRILSSISADPYEQRVLNFIAGVSENGMLDTTRIEALAKDARKNTASEEKALKYQRMLKDVTGRADPALPAQYIVDGREHIVPVLLCTIILLAISIILVFVLPMQSALLIPAVVLYAIMLIQTIIAVFAPSTLFGHWKDDRYKERLEWESFAHFLSDLAMMKKYSPADLSMWGEWLVYGTALGMGESVERAMKALNVSMPETGVPVGVVGINHAFVPLMYFSPPSHGSSGGHGGFGGGGGFGGGGGFGGGGAGGR, encoded by the coding sequence GTGGGCGAAACACGGCAGCTTGCATGGCTTGTTGGGATCTCCCTGCTACTGGGAGTTATCGGGCTAATCATTGTCACCATTATACCTCCCTTGTTTGAAGGTGACCTTGTTGTTGACCGGTACGAAGCGGTGCTTTATGACAATGGCACATTCACTGAACAGTATACCTATGATGTGAAAAATTCCGGCCAGTACCGCATGCTGTACCGGCATTGGGAAGTACCGCTCACGCTCAATGGGGCCACCTACCCAAACATCGAATTTGTTTCAATGCAGGCACCTGCAGGGACCATTGGGTATATCAAGGATGACAAGGGGGATGTAACGATACCGGGTGCGACCGGCAGCAGTCCGCCCCATTACTCCAGCGGTTTTAGGCCCGAGTTGAATGAAGCAGGCATTTTCAAACCCTCTTATTTCGACTCCGGGCACTATACGGCCGGGTACTCCTCCTCCCTCCACCCCCCGCTGGAGTACGACTCGTACCATTCCCACCTCAACCTCAAACTTGCGGGCGAATCCCATATTCCTTACCGTAACGTCAGGATCATCATCCCGTCCCGGTCTGTGGATAACATCTATGTGTATCCCCCGATGCTGAATGTTGCGGAATCGGGGAATACCTATGTGATCACCGGCAGTGTTTCGGAAAACGAGATCCTTGCCATTGAACTCCTGACGGGAAAAGAAGCATTTTTAGGAATGCTGGCGTTCCGGACCCAGGTAAATGACGTGAAAGGAAAGACCGGGTCTGCCGCATTCTGGTACAATATTTCCTATTACGGGGCAATCGCACTCAACCTTCTGGCGAAGCTTTTGGCTATTCTCATGCCCATTGTCTTTGTCCTCATATACAACCGGTATGGCAGGGAGAAAGAGTACGGGGTGCCGGCATACCTGAGCACAATCCCAAATCCGGATCTCAGGCCCTGGCAGGTGAACCTGCTCTTCAAAGACGACGCAATGGATTTTGATGAGGACGGGTATTATGCGACGCTCCTTGACCTGCACCGTAAAAAGATTATCAATATCACAGAAAAACCGGGTGGAAAGGGAATTGAGATAAGGATCCTTTCTTCCATATCCGCTGATCCTTATGAACAGCGGGTCCTCAACTTCATTGCGGGAGTGTCGGAGAACGGGATGCTTGATACCACACGGATTGAGGCATTGGCAAAAGATGCCCGGAAAAATACTGCTTCCGAAGAAAAAGCCCTGAAGTACCAGCGGATGCTCAAGGATGTCACCGGACGGGCGGACCCGGCGCTTCCGGCCCAGTACATTGTTGACGGCAGGGAGCATATTGTCCCCGTCCTGCTCTGCACGATCATACTTCTTGCAATATCCATAATCCTTGTATTTGTGCTGCCTATGCAGTCTGCCCTGCTCATTCCGGCTGTGGTTCTCTATGCAATCATGCTCATCCAGACAATAATTGCTGTTTTTGCCCCGTCCACCCTCTTTGGTCACTGGAAGGACGACCGTTATAAGGAAAGGTTGGAATGGGAGTCCTTTGCCCACTTCCTCTCTGACCTTGCGATGATGAAAAAGTATTCCCCTGCAGACCTCTCGATGTGGGGTGAATGGCTTGTGTATGGCACGGCACTCGGTATGGGTGAAAGCGTGGAACGCGCGATGAAGGCACTGAATGTCAGCATGCCCGAGACAGGAGTCCCTGTTGGTGTTGTGGGAATAAACCACGCATTTGTCCCGCTCATGTACTTTTCCCCCCCGAGCCATGGCAGTTCCGGAGGGCATGGGGGGTTCGGCGGTGGTGGCGGCTTTGGTGGCGGCGGAGGTTTTGGCGGTGGTGGCGCGGGTGGAAGATAA
- a CDS encoding YgiQ family radical SAM protein, producing MIPQPPFLPMSKMEAGRLGISQFDVILLTGDAYVDHPSFGTALIGRVLWDAGYTVGIIAQTDKKSDRDFIKLGAPRLFFGVSSGNVDSMVNSFTPNLKRRSEDVYSPGGIPRRPDRATIVYSDRVHALYPDVPIVLGGIEASLRRFAHYDYWQGRVRQSILADAPADLLIFGMGERQVCEVARSLEAGKSADRIRDISGTAYKMEISEWRGFSREDIVELPPFSEVLKDKTTYARAFALHYAEQDPVRGRTVAQPHPKTIIIQNPPANPLTTKELDHVYELPFSRRVHPSYRLPVPALEPVQFSITSHRGCFGMCSFCALTHHQGRIIQSRSEESIVREVERMARMPEFKGIVQDIGGPTANMYGLYCPQWETRGTCPDKRCTLACPNLSTSHVRQLELLRRLKNIPGVRKVFVSSGVRYDLVPADDMEYLSELCEHHISGHLKVAPEHISQNVTSCMNKPDGNVFEAFRKRFEKIQQTRRKRQYLLPYFMSGHPGCTVNDMVDLAFYIHDHNLYTEQVQEFTPTPMSVSTCMYYTGLNPFTLAPVYIPKGHEKKVQRALLQYRDPKNRSLVNEGMKAAGRDGTPLLY from the coding sequence ATGATCCCGCAACCCCCGTTCCTTCCGATGTCAAAAATGGAAGCTGGTAGGCTTGGCATCTCCCAGTTTGATGTTATCCTGTTGACCGGTGATGCATATGTTGATCACCCGTCATTTGGGACTGCGCTGATCGGAAGGGTGCTCTGGGATGCGGGATACACCGTTGGCATAATCGCCCAGACGGACAAAAAATCTGACCGGGATTTTATCAAGCTGGGCGCCCCCCGCCTTTTTTTCGGGGTGTCATCCGGAAATGTCGATTCGATGGTGAACAGTTTCACGCCAAACCTTAAACGGCGTAGTGAGGATGTGTACTCACCCGGTGGCATCCCCCGGCGGCCCGATCGCGCAACCATAGTATATTCAGACCGGGTCCATGCTCTCTACCCGGATGTGCCTATCGTCCTTGGTGGTATCGAAGCCAGCCTGCGGAGGTTTGCCCACTATGATTACTGGCAGGGCCGGGTTCGGCAATCGATACTTGCCGATGCACCTGCAGACCTCCTCATTTTTGGCATGGGCGAGCGCCAGGTATGCGAGGTTGCCCGGTCGCTTGAAGCGGGCAAATCCGCAGACCGGATCCGGGATATTTCCGGCACAGCGTATAAAATGGAAATCTCAGAGTGGCGCGGATTTTCACGGGAAGACATCGTCGAACTACCCCCATTTTCAGAAGTTTTAAAGGACAAAACCACATATGCCCGGGCATTTGCCTTACATTATGCTGAACAGGACCCTGTACGGGGCCGTACAGTTGCCCAGCCGCATCCAAAGACGATAATTATCCAGAACCCTCCCGCAAATCCTCTTACAACTAAAGAACTTGACCATGTCTATGAACTGCCCTTCAGCCGCAGGGTGCACCCGTCATACCGACTGCCCGTCCCCGCCCTTGAACCAGTGCAGTTCTCCATCACCAGTCACCGTGGATGTTTTGGCATGTGCTCGTTCTGTGCTCTCACCCACCACCAGGGAAGGATCATCCAGAGCCGGAGCGAGGAATCAATTGTACGGGAAGTGGAGCGCATGGCACGGATGCCGGAATTCAAAGGAATCGTTCAGGATATCGGGGGGCCGACAGCAAACATGTACGGGCTCTACTGTCCGCAATGGGAAACGAGGGGTACATGCCCGGATAAACGGTGCACTCTGGCATGTCCGAACCTTTCTACAAGCCATGTCCGGCAGCTGGAGCTTTTACGTCGATTGAAAAATATCCCCGGGGTCAGGAAGGTATTTGTGAGCTCAGGGGTACGGTACGATCTTGTCCCTGCGGATGACATGGAATATCTGTCTGAACTCTGCGAGCACCATATTTCGGGGCATCTCAAGGTGGCCCCCGAGCATATTTCCCAAAATGTCACATCCTGCATGAACAAGCCGGATGGTAATGTGTTTGAAGCGTTTCGTAAAAGGTTTGAGAAGATCCAGCAGACCAGGAGAAAGCGCCAATATCTTCTTCCATATTTTATGTCGGGGCATCCCGGATGCACGGTAAATGACATGGTCGACCTCGCGTTTTATATCCATGACCACAACCTGTATACCGAGCAGGTGCAGGAATTCACGCCCACACCGATGAGCGTTTCCACCTGTATGTATTATACCGGACTCAATCCGTTTACACTCGCACCGGTTTATATTCCAAAAGGCCATGAGAAAAAGGTACAGCGGGCGTTGCTGCAGTATCGCGATCCAAAGAACCGATCGCTTGTCAATGAGGGAATGAAGGCTGCCGGACGGGATGGCACACCCCTCCTTTATTGA
- the ribH gene encoding 6,7-dimethyl-8-ribityllumazine synthase has product MAIKLGFVVAEFNRDITYMMEIEGREHATFLGAQVTECIYVPGAYDMPLAIKKMLQAGKVDAVVTIGCVIEGATQHDDIVVQHAARKIIDLSLEFGKPVTLGISGPGMTRLEANERIDYAKRAVESAIKLVQRLK; this is encoded by the coding sequence ATGGCGATAAAACTGGGATTTGTGGTTGCGGAATTCAACCGTGACATCACGTACATGATGGAGATCGAGGGAAGGGAACATGCGACGTTTCTCGGCGCACAGGTGACCGAGTGCATCTATGTCCCCGGGGCATATGACATGCCGCTCGCGATCAAGAAGATGCTGCAGGCAGGAAAAGTTGATGCTGTTGTTACCATTGGCTGTGTGATCGAAGGCGCAACTCAGCACGACGACATCGTAGTCCAGCACGCAGCACGGAAGATCATCGACCTCTCGCTCGAGTTCGGCAAACCCGTGACGCTCGGCATCTCCGGGCCGGGAATGACACGCCTTGAGGCAAACGAGCGGATCGATTATGCGAAACGTGCAGTCGAGTCAGCCATCAAGCTTGTCCAGCGATTGAAATGA
- a CDS encoding DNA-binding protein, with the protein MQYAEGQIGRVFVVRIDDGEDFLVSMRRFITDKGIESGSVIFLGALMNGRMVTGPEEPVIPPVPHFVMFEGGWEVFGVGTIYPGEDGPHIHYHASVGRAGHALTGCLREKATTYLIVEAVILEFSGLKGRREFDKHTQTNLPVFGNKEKEDEENKPQKSEPTRVDLPDAPTPEPKDELPTGLADIIRDLTQR; encoded by the coding sequence ATGCAATATGCGGAGGGGCAGATCGGAAGAGTCTTTGTGGTGCGCATTGATGACGGCGAGGATTTTCTCGTTTCGATGCGCCGGTTCATAACTGACAAGGGCATTGAGTCCGGGTCTGTCATTTTCCTTGGGGCGTTGATGAACGGGAGGATGGTCACCGGTCCCGAAGAGCCCGTTATCCCCCCCGTCCCCCATTTTGTTATGTTTGAAGGGGGTTGGGAGGTGTTCGGGGTTGGCACGATATATCCCGGTGAAGACGGGCCGCATATCCATTACCATGCCTCTGTCGGGCGTGCAGGGCATGCCCTTACCGGCTGCCTGCGGGAGAAAGCGACGACGTATCTTATCGTTGAAGCGGTCATCCTTGAATTCTCAGGTCTGAAAGGACGACGCGAGTTTGACAAACATACCCAGACAAATCTCCCTGTTTTTGGCAATAAGGAAAAGGAAGATGAAGAAAATAAACCCCAAAAATCCGAACCGACCCGGGTTGATCTGCCAGATGCACCCACTCCTGAACCCAAGGATGAACTGCCTACGGGTCTGGCAGATATCATACGGGACCTGACACAGCGCTGA
- a CDS encoding pyridoxal phosphate-dependent aminotransferase, producing the protein MRQLSEKISEIAPSATLEITARAQKMQREGTDVISLSIGEPDFDTPRHIREACIDAIRRGETHYAPGNGIPELLAAISKKITHENHVPCKPDQVIVTCGAKDAIHEAMEAVLNPGDEVLLLTPAWVSYEPCVQIAGGKTVFHPLNTKNFQLDDSVLERVNAKTKMIVINSPSNPSGAVFDERSMKLVADICCDHDIYAMSDEIYEKLVYGKEHIALASIGDMAQRTITINGFSKSFAMTGWRLGYAVAPLEIIRQMSKVQQHSVSQATTFAMYGAVAALKGDQHCIEQMRQEFDRRRKYVIAELNQMGFTTAPADGAFYAFVKVDGDDMAIASRWLEKAHVAATPGTAFYAPGWIRLSYAASMERLKEAMQRIRKVSGK; encoded by the coding sequence ATGAGGCAGTTATCGGAAAAGATTTCCGAGATTGCCCCTTCCGCCACCCTTGAGATCACCGCCCGGGCACAGAAGATGCAGCGGGAGGGAACCGATGTCATCAGCCTCTCTATCGGAGAGCCCGACTTCGATACCCCCCGGCACATCAGGGAGGCCTGCATTGACGCAATCCGGCGCGGCGAAACCCACTATGCACCGGGCAACGGGATCCCGGAACTGCTGGCTGCCATCAGCAAAAAGATCACACACGAGAACCACGTCCCCTGCAAGCCCGATCAGGTGATCGTCACCTGCGGGGCAAAAGATGCCATCCACGAGGCGATGGAGGCGGTGCTCAACCCGGGCGATGAAGTCCTCCTCCTCACCCCCGCATGGGTTTCTTATGAACCCTGCGTGCAGATCGCCGGCGGGAAAACGGTCTTTCATCCGCTCAACACAAAAAACTTCCAGCTTGACGATTCAGTGCTGGAGAGGGTAAACGCAAAAACAAAGATGATTGTCATCAACTCGCCGTCCAATCCTTCAGGTGCGGTCTTTGATGAACGATCGATGAAGCTTGTTGCAGACATCTGCTGCGACCATGACATCTACGCGATGTCAGACGAGATCTACGAGAAGCTGGTGTATGGCAAAGAGCATATCGCACTTGCGAGCATCGGGGACATGGCGCAGCGTACGATCACGATCAACGGCTTCTCCAAGTCCTTTGCAATGACCGGCTGGCGGCTCGGGTATGCTGTTGCCCCCTTGGAGATCATACGCCAGATGTCCAAGGTGCAGCAGCACTCGGTCTCACAGGCCACCACCTTTGCGATGTACGGCGCTGTCGCAGCATTAAAAGGCGACCAGCACTGCATCGAGCAGATGCGGCAGGAGTTTGACCGCCGGCGAAAATACGTGATCGCCGAGCTGAACCAGATGGGCTTTACGACAGCACCGGCAGATGGGGCGTTCTATGCGTTTGTCAAGGTTGACGGCGACGACATGGCAATCGCGTCCCGCTGGCTTGAGAAGGCGCATGTTGCAGCGACCCCGGGAACTGCCTTCTATGCCCCGGGCTGGATCCGGCTTTCGTATGCGGCCTCGATGGAGAGGTTGAAGGAAGCGATGCAGAGGATCCGGAAAGTTAGCGGGAAATAG